A genomic region of Tamandua tetradactyla isolate mTamTet1 chromosome 2, mTamTet1.pri, whole genome shotgun sequence contains the following coding sequences:
- the LOC143674823 gene encoding aldo-keto reductase family 7 member A3-like has translation MLSAASRDLARSLVYCARKPGSSVARCAAMSRPAPASQGASGARARPATVLGTMEMGRRMDAPTSAETVRAFLERGHNELDTALIYGYGQSETILGGLGLRLGTSDCRVKIATKANCLEGNSLKPDSLRSQLETSLKRLQCPKVDLFYLHMPDHGTPVEETLQACHQLHQEGKFVELGLSNYTSWQVAEICTLCRTRGWVLPTVYQGMYNATTRQVETELFPCLRHFGLRFYAYNPLAGGLLTGKYKYEDKDKKQPDGRFFGNSWAEIYRNRYWKEHYFQAIALVEKALQAAYGPSAPSMASAALRWMYHHSQLQGVHGDAVIQGMSSLEQLEQNLAASEEGPLEPAVVEAFDQAWCLVAHDCPNYFR, from the exons ATGCTGAGCGCTGCTTCTCGCGACTTGGCTCGATCCTTGGTCTACTGCGCACGGAAACCCGGATCGTCTGTGGCTCGCTGCGCCGCCATGTCCCGACCAGCGCCGGCATCACAGGGCGCCTCGGGCGCCCGGGCCCGGCCCGCCACGGTACTGGGCACCATGGAGATGGGGCGCCGCATGGACGCGCCCACCAGCGCCGAGACCGTGCGCGCCTTCCTGGAGCGCGGCCACAACGAGCTGGACACGGCCTTGATTTACGGCTACGGCCAGTCGGAGACCATCCTGGGCGGCCTAGGGCTGCGGCTGGGCACAAGCGACTGCAGAG TGAAAATCGCTACCAAGGCCAACTGCTTGGAAGGGAACTCACTAAAGCCTGACAGTCTCCGCTCCCAGCTGGAGACATCACTGAAACGATTGCAGTGCCCCAAGGTGGACCTTTTCTACCTGCACATGCCAGACCACGGCACCCCCGTGGAAGAGACGCTGCAGGCCTGCCACCAGCTGCACCAGGAG GGCAAGTTCGTGGAGCTTGGCCTTTCCAACTACACCTCCTGGCAGGTGGCTGAGATCTGTACCCTCTGCAGGACCAGAGGCTGGGTCCTGCCAACTGTGTACCAG GGCATGTACAACGCCACCACCCGGCAAGTGGAAACGGAACTCTTTCCCTGCCTCAGGCACTTTGGATTGAGGTTCTACGCCTACAACCCTTTGGCTG GGGGCCTGTTGACCGGCAAGTACAAGTACGAGGACAAGGACAAGAAACAACCTGATGGCCGCTTCTTTGGGAACAGCTGGGCTGAGATATACAGGAATCG CTACTGGAAGGAGCACTACTTCCAGGCCATTGCCCTGGTGGAGAAGGCCTTGCAGGCTGCTTACGGCCCCAGTGCCCCCAGCATGGCCTCGGCCGCCCTCCGCTGGATGTACCACCACTCTCAGCTCCAG GGTGTCCATGGCGATGCGGTCATCCAGGGCATGTCCAGCCTGGAGCAGCTGGAACAGAACTTGGCGGCGTCTGAGGAAGGGCCCCTGGAGCCTGCTGTCGTGGAGGCCTTTGATCAAGCCTGGTGTCTGGTTGCCCATGACTGTCCCAACTACTTCCGCTAA